From one Bacteroides fragilis NCTC 9343 genomic stretch:
- a CDS encoding ABC-F family ATP-binding cassette domain-containing protein, protein MISVEGLTVEFNATPLFEDVSYVINKKDRIALVGKNGAGKSTMLKILAGLQSPTRGVIAIPRDVTIGYLPQVMILADNHTVMEEAELAFEHIFELQADLERMNQELADRTDYDSEEYHKLIDRFTHENDRFLMMGGTNFHAEIERTLIGLGFSREDFNRPTSEFSGGWRMRIELAKLLLRKPDVLLLDEPTNHLDIESIQWLETFLSTRANAVVLVSHDRAFLNNVTTRTIEITCGQIYDYKVKYDEYIVLRQERREQQLRAYENQQKQIEDTEAFIERFRYKATKAVQVQSRMKQLEKIERIEVDEVDNSALRLKFVCSSRSGNYPVICEDVKKAYGAHVVFHDVNLTINRGEKVAFVGKNGEGKSTLVKCIMSEIDYEGKLTLGHNVQIGYFAQNQAQMLDENLTVFDTIDRVAVGDIRLKIRDILGAFMFGGEASDKKVKVLSGGERTRLAMIKLLLEPVNFLILDEPTNHLDMRSKDVLKEAIREFDGTVIIVSHDRDFLDGLATKVYEFGGGVVKEHLGGIYDFLQKKKIENLNELQKANPSSASPANGKKEEGAEEGISENKLSYEAQKELNKKIKKLERLVADCEAAIEQTESAIAILEEKMATPDGASDMSLYEQHQKLKQQLDHTVEEWERVSMELEEMNEK, encoded by the coding sequence GTGATTTCAGTAGAAGGATTAACAGTAGAATTTAACGCCACACCATTGTTTGAGGACGTTAGTTATGTCATTAATAAAAAAGATCGAATAGCCCTGGTGGGTAAAAACGGTGCCGGGAAATCAACTATGTTGAAGATCTTGGCCGGATTGCAAAGTCCTACACGAGGTGTTATAGCTATTCCGCGTGATGTAACGATCGGCTATTTGCCACAGGTGATGATTCTTGCCGATAACCATACCGTGATGGAAGAGGCGGAATTGGCATTTGAACATATTTTTGAATTACAGGCCGACCTGGAACGCATGAATCAGGAATTGGCTGACCGAACCGATTATGATTCGGAAGAGTATCATAAACTAATAGACCGTTTCACGCATGAGAATGACCGCTTCCTGATGATGGGAGGCACTAACTTTCATGCGGAGATAGAGCGTACGCTGATAGGATTGGGATTCAGCCGGGAAGATTTTAATCGTCCGACCAGTGAGTTTTCCGGAGGATGGCGTATGAGAATCGAACTGGCCAAACTTCTGCTCAGGAAACCGGATGTGCTGCTTCTTGACGAGCCGACCAACCATTTGGACATCGAGAGTATCCAATGGCTGGAGACTTTCCTCTCTACCCGTGCCAATGCAGTGGTGCTGGTCAGCCATGACCGGGCCTTTTTAAACAATGTAACCACTCGTACCATCGAAATTACTTGTGGGCAGATATACGATTATAAAGTGAAATATGATGAGTATATCGTTTTGCGTCAGGAGCGTCGTGAGCAGCAGTTGCGTGCTTATGAGAATCAGCAGAAACAGATTGAGGATACAGAGGCGTTTATCGAGCGCTTCCGTTACAAAGCAACGAAGGCTGTGCAGGTGCAGAGCCGCATGAAGCAACTGGAAAAGATAGAACGGATTGAGGTTGACGAAGTGGATAACTCCGCATTGAGATTAAAGTTTGTCTGTTCCAGCCGTAGCGGAAACTACCCGGTGATCTGCGAAGACGTGAAAAAGGCCTATGGGGCACACGTTGTCTTCCATGATGTCAACCTGACCATTAATCGTGGTGAAAAAGTGGCCTTTGTAGGAAAGAACGGTGAAGGTAAGTCTACCCTTGTGAAGTGTATCATGAGTGAGATTGATTATGAGGGTAAACTTACACTGGGGCACAATGTGCAGATTGGATATTTTGCCCAGAACCAGGCACAGATGTTGGATGAGAATCTAACGGTCTTCGATACTATCGACCGGGTGGCAGTGGGAGATATCCGTCTGAAAATACGTGATATTCTGGGAGCCTTTATGTTTGGTGGAGAGGCATCGGATAAGAAGGTGAAAGTGCTTTCGGGAGGTGAGCGTACACGTCTGGCAATGATAAAGTTGCTTTTGGAACCTGTCAACTTCCTGATTCTCGACGAGCCTACCAATCATTTGGATATGCGTTCGAAGGATGTGCTGAAAGAGGCTATCCGAGAGTTTGACGGAACGGTGATTATAGTTAGTCATGACCGTGATTTTTTGGATGGACTTGCGACTAAAGTATATGAGTTTGGTGGTGGCGTGGTGAAAGAGCATTTGGGAGGTATCTATGATTTTCTTCAAAAGAAGAAAATAGAGAACCTGAATGAACTTCAGAAGGCGAATCCGTCATCCGCCTCGCCCGCAAACGGTAAGAAAGAGGAAGGAGCCGAAGAAGGAATATCCGAGAATAAGTTATCATACGAGGCTCAAAAAGAACTCAATAAAAAAATAAAGAAACTGGAGCGCCTGGTAGCAGACTGTGAAGCTGCTATCGAACAGACAGAGTCGGCTATTGCTATTCTTGAAGAAAAGATGGCTACGCCCGATGGTGCTTCGGACATGTCGCTATATGAACAACACCAAAAACTGAAACAGCAACTTGACCATACGGTGGAAGAGTGGGAGCGCGTTTCGATGGAGTTGGAAGAGATGAATGAAAAATAA
- a CDS encoding glycosyltransferase family protein, giving the protein MKPTLFVLAAGMGSRYGGLKQLDGLGPNGETIMDYSIYDAIRGGFGKVVFVIRKDFEQDFREKILSKYENHIPVELVFQALDNLPEGFTCPADRVKPWGTNHAVLMGKDVIKEPFAVINADDFYGRDSFAVLGAELSQMDGKKNDYCMVGYRVGNTLSESGSVARGVCETNAEGYLTTVVERTAIERIDGKVSFKDENGEMQTIGDNTPVSMNMWGFTPDYFAYSEEYFKEFLKENEGNLKSEYFIPLMVNKLVNEGTARVKVLDTTSKWFGVTYAADRQGVVDKIQALVDAGEYPDKLF; this is encoded by the coding sequence ATGAAACCAACATTATTTGTGCTTGCTGCCGGCATGGGCAGCCGTTACGGAGGCTTGAAACAATTGGACGGACTGGGTCCCAACGGCGAAACTATCATGGACTATTCTATTTACGACGCCATTCGTGGTGGATTTGGTAAAGTAGTATTCGTTATCCGTAAAGATTTTGAGCAGGATTTCCGTGAAAAGATTCTGAGTAAATACGAAAATCATATTCCGGTGGAACTCGTATTCCAGGCATTGGACAACTTGCCCGAAGGCTTCACTTGCCCTGCCGACCGCGTAAAACCCTGGGGAACCAACCATGCTGTCCTGATGGGTAAAGACGTCATCAAAGAACCGTTTGCCGTTATCAATGCTGACGACTTCTACGGACGCGACAGCTTTGCTGTATTGGGTGCCGAACTGTCTCAGATGGACGGTAAAAAGAACGACTATTGTATGGTAGGTTACCGTGTAGGCAATACGCTTTCAGAAAGCGGATCTGTGGCTCGTGGCGTTTGTGAGACAAATGCGGAAGGCTATCTGACTACAGTGGTAGAACGCACTGCAATCGAGCGTATCGATGGTAAAGTATCGTTCAAGGATGAGAACGGCGAAATGCAGACAATCGGCGATAACACTCCGGTTTCAATGAATATGTGGGGATTCACTCCCGACTATTTCGCTTATTCGGAAGAGTATTTCAAAGAGTTCCTGAAAGAAAACGAAGGAAACCTGAAATCAGAATACTTCATTCCGCTGATGGTAAACAAACTGGTGAACGAAGGTACTGCCCGCGTAAAGGTTCTGGATACTACAAGCAAATGGTTCGGCGTGACTTATGCTGCCGACCGTCAGGGTGTAGTAGATAAGATTCAGGCATTGGTAGATGCAGGCGAATATCCTGATAAACTGTTCTAA